From the genome of Bactrocera oleae isolate idBacOlea1 chromosome 2, idBacOlea1, whole genome shotgun sequence, one region includes:
- the LOC106615165 gene encoding glutathione S-transferase 1-1: MDFYYLLESAPCRSILMLANELGLELNRKLLSLVNNEHLTPEFLKINPQHTIPTLVDNGYSVWESRVILIYLVEKYGKDDSLYPHCTKKRAVINQRLFFDLSLYAFFADYYYPIARDKQAPVPERLTKLESQLEFLNTFLDGQTYAANDSLSIADFTLYASVSTIVTSLGYDLSKYPNIVRWFEHLSKTLLGADENQKGCDLFKIYW; the protein is encoded by the coding sequence ATGGATTTCTATTACCTCCTCGAATCTGCGCCCTGCCGCTCTATTCTAATGCTCGCCAATGAATTGGGTCTTGAATTGAATCGCAAGTTGTTAAGCTTGGTGAATAATGAACACTTGACACCCGAATTTCTAAAGATCAATCCGCAGCATACCATTCCCACGTTGGTGGACAATGGCTACTCGGTTTGGGAATCACGCGTTATACTCATCTACTTGGTTGAAAAATATGGCAAAGACGACTCGCTCTACCCGCATTGTACCAAAAAGAGAGCTGTTATCAACCAGCGTCTATTCTTCGACCTTAGCTTGTATGCATTCTTTGCTGATTATTACTATCCCATTGCTAGAGATAAGCAGGCGCCAGTGCCGGAGCGCTTGACCAAACTTGAGAGCCAATTGGAATTTTTGAACACATTCTTGGACGGGCAAACATACGCCGCTAACGATAGTTTGTCGATTGCCGATTTCACTTTGTATGCCTCTGTCTCGACGATTGTGACAAGTTTGGGCTATGATTTGAGCAAATACCCAAACATTGTCAGATGGTTTGAACATCTCAGCAAGACACTGCTTGGTGCAGACGAAAATCAGAAAGGCTGTGATTTATTTAAGATCTATTGGTAA
- the LOC106615160 gene encoding glutathione S-transferase D1 isoform X1 — protein MQKMDFYYVPASPPCRAVLLAAKALGVNLNKKLLNLFAGEHLKPEFLKLNPQHTVPTLVDNGFSIWESRVITVYLAEKYGRNDSLYPKNPKKRAVINQRLFFDLSTIYQAFIDTYVKQYLFKQPVDAEKYKAIDTAFELLDTFLEGQNYAAGDSYTLADISLLATVSSYEAVNYDFSKYINVARWYENLKKSAPGWEENWAGCLEYKNLLGL, from the exons at gCAAAAAATGGATTTTTACTATGTGCCTGCGTCCCCTCCTTGCCGCGCCGTCCTGTTGGCCGCAAAAGCTTTAGGagtcaatttaaataaaaagctgCTGAATTTGTTTGCTGGAGAGCATTTGAAGCCCGAATTTCTTAAACTCAATCCACAACATACAGTTCCCACATTGGTAGATAACGGTTTCTCTATTTGGGAGTCACGTGTCATAACTGTCTATTTGGCCGAAAAATACGGCAGAAATGATTCCTTGTATCCGAAAAACCCGAAAAAGCGCGCTGTCATCAACCAACGTCTCTTCTTCGATCTCTCCACAATATATCAGGCCTTTATCGATACATACGTCAAACAATACCTCTTTAAGCAACCAGTCGATGCAGAGAAATACAAGGCAATCGATACAGCTTTTGAATTATTGGACACATTCCTGGAGGGACAGAATTATGCTGCTGGAGATTCTTATACTCTGGCTGATATTTCATTGCTAGCAACAGTGTCATCTTATGAAGCTGTCAACTATGATTTCAGTAAATATATCAATGTAGCCAGATGGTACGAGAATTTGAAGAAGAGTGCACCTGGTTGGGAAGAAAATTGGGCTGGCTGCTTGgaatataaaaatctattagGCCTTTAA
- the LOC106615161 gene encoding glutathione S-transferase 1-1: MDFYYSPGSPPCRAVLLTAKCVGIELNKKILDMRAGEHLKPEFLKINPQHTIPTLVDNDFALWESRAIMIYLVEQYAKTDSLYSKCPETRALINQRLYFDMNLYLTFGKYCYKTAMTKTPFDPEQRKQLETQLELFNTLLAGNNFVIGESLTLADLALVATISTIDVAQILRGFNVDVRKYANIHKWYENMRAVTPGFKENHEGCLEMKKFLEDK, translated from the coding sequence ATGGATTTCTATTATTCGCCTGGTTCTCCGCCCTGTCGTGCCGTGCTTCTAACTGCTAAGTGTGTCGGCATTGAGTTAAACAAGAAAATTCTTGATATGCGTGCTGGTGAGCACCTAAAGCCCGAGTTCCTGAAGATCAACCCACAACACACGATCCCCACACTGGTCGACAATGACTTCGCGCTCTGGGAATCACGCGCCATCATGATTTACCTAGTGGAGCAATATGCCAAAACCGACTCTCTCTACTCCAAGTGCCCCGAAACGCGTGCGCTCATCAATCAGCGTTTGTATTTCGACATGAATCTCTATTTAACATTCGGCAAGTACTGTTATAAAACTGCAATGACCAAGACCCCATTCGATCCAGAACAGCGCAAGCAGTTGGAAACACAGTTGGAATTATTCAACACCTTGTTGGCAGGGAACAACTTTGTCATTGGCGAGTCGCTGACTTTGGCTGATTTGGCACTTGTGGCCACAATTAGCACCATAGACGTGGCCCAAATCCTAAGAGGCTTCAACGTCGATGTaagaaagtatgcaaacatCCACAAGTGGTATGAGAACATGCGGGCGGTCACGCCTGGCTTCAAAGAGAATCACGAAGGTTGCTTGGAGATGAAGAAATTCTTGGAGGACAAATAA
- the LOC106615162 gene encoding glutathione S-transferase D1 — translation MDFYYLPLSAPCRAVTMTAETLGIKLNKIQLDLFAGAHLKPEFLKLNPQHTIPTLVDNGFAVWESRAIIVYLAEKYSKNESIYPKCPKKRALINQRLFFDAGTLYQAFYDSYIIRFLSNKPIDEEKIKKIETAFEFLNTFLEGQTYVAGDSLTLADISLLATVSSFDVAKYDFSKYANVSRWYENLKKSTPGWKENWAGCVEYEKLLNKSSG, via the coding sequence ATGGATTTCTACTATCTTCCGCTATCGGCTCCTTGTCGTGCTGTCACCATGACCGCCGAAACGCTCGGCATTAAATTGAATAAGATACAGTTAGATTTGTTTGCAGGAGCTCATCTGAAACCAGAGTTTCTTAAACTAAACCCACAACATACAATACCCACATTGGTGGATAACGGTTTTGCAGTTTGGGAATCACGTGCCATAATTGTCTATTTGGCCGAAAAATACAGTAAAAATGAATCGATATACCCGAAATGTCCCAAGAAGCGCGCTCTCATCAACCAACGTTTGTTCTTTGATGCCGGCACATTATACCAGGCTTTCTATGACAGTTATATAATAAGATTTTTATCTAATAAGCCTATTGACGAAgaaaagatcaaaaaaattgaaacgGCTTTTGAGTTCTTGAATACCTTCCTGGAAGGACAGACCTATGTTGCCGGCGATTCTTTAACTCTGGCTGATATCTCATTGTTAGCAACAGTGTCATCTTTTGACGTTGCCAAATACGATTTTAGTAAATATGCCAATGTGTCTAGATGGTACGAGAATTTGAAGAAGAGTACACCCGGTTGGAAAGAAAACTGGGCTGGCTGTGTCGAGTAtgagaaattattaaataaaagttcagGTTAA
- the LOC106615160 gene encoding glutathione S-transferase D1 isoform X2, translating to MDFYYVPASPPCRAVLLAAKALGVNLNKKLLNLFAGEHLKPEFLKLNPQHTVPTLVDNGFSIWESRVITVYLAEKYGRNDSLYPKNPKKRAVINQRLFFDLSTIYQAFIDTYVKQYLFKQPVDAEKYKAIDTAFELLDTFLEGQNYAAGDSYTLADISLLATVSSYEAVNYDFSKYINVARWYENLKKSAPGWEENWAGCLEYKNLLGL from the coding sequence ATGGATTTTTACTATGTGCCTGCGTCCCCTCCTTGCCGCGCCGTCCTGTTGGCCGCAAAAGCTTTAGGagtcaatttaaataaaaagctgCTGAATTTGTTTGCTGGAGAGCATTTGAAGCCCGAATTTCTTAAACTCAATCCACAACATACAGTTCCCACATTGGTAGATAACGGTTTCTCTATTTGGGAGTCACGTGTCATAACTGTCTATTTGGCCGAAAAATACGGCAGAAATGATTCCTTGTATCCGAAAAACCCGAAAAAGCGCGCTGTCATCAACCAACGTCTCTTCTTCGATCTCTCCACAATATATCAGGCCTTTATCGATACATACGTCAAACAATACCTCTTTAAGCAACCAGTCGATGCAGAGAAATACAAGGCAATCGATACAGCTTTTGAATTATTGGACACATTCCTGGAGGGACAGAATTATGCTGCTGGAGATTCTTATACTCTGGCTGATATTTCATTGCTAGCAACAGTGTCATCTTATGAAGCTGTCAACTATGATTTCAGTAAATATATCAATGTAGCCAGATGGTACGAGAATTTGAAGAAGAGTGCACCTGGTTGGGAAGAAAATTGGGCTGGCTGCTTGgaatataaaaatctattagGCCTTTAA
- the LOC106615159 gene encoding glutathione S-transferase 1-1, with protein MDFYYTAGSSPCRAVIMTAKALNVNLNKKNLNLMAGEHLTPEYLKINPQHTIPTLVDNGFALWESRAIMVYLAEKYGKDDTLYPKCPKKKAVINQRLYFDMGTLYKSFADYYYPQLFAKAPADPELYKKIETAFELLDTFLEGHSYVAGDALSLADIAVAATVSTFDVAGFDFSKYANVAKWYANAKRVVPGFDENWQGCLEFKAKFFH; from the coding sequence ATGGATTTCTACTACACCGCTGGCTCCTCACCTTGCCGTGCCGTCATCATGACCGCCAAAGCACTCAACGTCAACTTGAATAAGAAGAACCTGAATCTAATGGCCGGCGAGCACTTGACACCAGAGTATCTGAAAATCAATCCACAGCATACCATACCCACTTTGGTGGATAACGGTTTCGCTCTATGGGAGTCGCGCGCCATTATGGTCTATCTTGCTGAAAAATATGGCAAAGACGACACGTTGTACCCCAAGTGCCCGAAGAAGAAGGCCGTGATCAATCAGCGTTTGTACTTCGACATGGGCACACTGTATAAGAGCTTCGCCGACTACTACTATCCGCAATTATTCGCTAAGGCACCGGCTGATCCCGAGTTGTACAAGAAAATAGAGACGGCCTTCGAGTTGTTGGACACCTTCTTGGAAGGTCACAGCTATGTCGCCGGCGACGCACTCAGCTTGGCTGACATAGCAGTTGCAGCAACGGTGTCCACATTCGATGTGGCCGGTTTTGACTTCAGCAAATATGCTAATGTGGCTAAGTGGTATGCTAATGCCAAGCGGGTGGTTCCCGGCTTCGATGAGAACTGGCAGGGTTGCTTGGAGTTCAAGGCTAAATTCTTCCACTAA